The DNA window GCAACTTAAACGACACAAACTTTGTATCAATGTGAGGCATAAGCTGATTTTTTATTAATACCTTTAACTGTTCACGTTTTGTCTTCTCGTCTAACTCGTTCAATTTAGCAATATCGCTAAACAGTTGATTACCAACATTTTGAATAAGCACATATGGTGTGGAACTGGCTGTTTGAGACGAACCAGCAGCAAAACTTAAACTACTGAAAATTAATAAAATTGATAAAGATAAAACTTTAAATATGTGTGTCATAACATTCCCCTGTTTATTCAATGAGGCCATGTTACTCTTGTATTTCATGATGAAAAAGACGCAAAGCGGCACTTGATTGATGCCATTTGTGCACACAACAACAAAATAAGAAAAAACAACGCATTAGCCAATTGATGCAAATTTATCACCAATATGGTGCTATTTTGCTTACAGATCTAATCACAAAAAACAGAAACAATGCGCGTCCTTTTAGATATAGGTACGCGAAGTATGTACACTGTAAACAAACTAATCTCTGCTCTTATTTTATTACTCCTATCCTTTTCTCTAATGGCACAAGAACGCCACGGTTATGCGGTTCACTTTATTCACGGTGAAGGTGACGTCGATGGAGTTAAATTAGCCTATCAATATCATGCGAAAGCGTTTTTGCCAGAGGATTGGCAACATTTGGACTTATTCTTTGAAAGTAGCGTCAACTTTTGGCGTTATGGTGATGACAATAATCATGATCGCAATTTTGTTTTAGCGGTTACGCCGGTGTTCCGTTACCCGTTTAGTGAAATCAATGGGAGGCCATTGTCTGTTGAATTTGGTATCGGCGCCGCGTTACTTGATGACACCCAATTTGCGGGCAAGGATGTGAGTACACACTATCAGTTTGAAGATAGATTAGGTCTAGTTTATAGTTTAGGGAAAGCCAATATAGCACTGCGTTACATGCACTATTCTAACGCTGGCTTTAAAAAGCCAAATCCAGGTCTGGATTTCTTGTCATTGTCCTACTCTAGCTACTTTTGACCACCCCAATTCACGCCGTTGTATTACTGACGTTAATAGCAAAAAAGCGCGATTCTTGATATCGCGCTTTTTTGCTCATGATTCTATTTCGTTTAATCCACTTGATGAGGGATTTTAATCACGGGTCGTTGTTGACAGGTTTGCGTGAGTAAACGCGACAACACATCACGTACAGCGCTCACGTCAAAGTCAATTAATGACACCTCTGGAGATTTAACTTTTCCACTTGCAACATCGTTAAGCAGTTGCTGGCCCATAAAACACAATCTCTGCTGCGCGCACAAGCTATTGGCAAGCCACGCACCAGCCACCGAAACGACGCCGATATTTGGCGCCTTCTCAAACAGCAATCGCTCGGGGATCTCGCCAAAACCATTTAAACACACAATGCGACCACAGAATCGTAAACGCTGTAAATCTTGCAAAAAGGAGGCGCCACCTTGGGTGTTTAGCACACAATCAAAACCACCATTACCAACTTCGCGTTTGACTTGTTCACAGATATTGTTTTGTTCACAATCAAATACGAAATCCGCACCTAACGACAGTAGCCGTCTATGATGAGACTTTTGCGCGAACGCAAAGACCTGAGCGCCTCGCATTTTAGCGTATTGAATAGCGAAGTGCGCCACGGCACCTTGTGCACTATTGATAGCAAGCGTATCGCCTTGTTGTATTTGCAATTTTTCTATTGCTAACAGCGCGGCCATACCCGCATTTGGCAATGTCACCGCAGTTTCGCTGCCGACAGAATCAGGGATTTCAGAAACAGAATGATTTGGGATGACCGCGTATTCACGCAACATGCCTTGCTGCGACAAACACACATTGAATACGACGCGAGATCCTTTTGCAGGAAAAACGCCTTTGGCCGCTTTCACCACAGTGCCAACCGCATCAAGGCCCAAAATGTGAGGATATTCCCACTGTTCAAAACCATCTCGAGCGAGTTTTGCGTCCAAATGATTTAGTGCAACATATTCAATGGCAACCAGTAATTCATTGTCGCCGGGTTCGGGCATCACGTGTTCGGCCTTTACCAGTTCTAATTGTGGACCACTTTCTACAAGCTCAATTGCGTACATCTTTGTGTTAGCTGATAACATGATGTTCCTGTTTCTTACCTATTTGCCGACTTAGTCCTGCGGCTGTTACTCAAGTTGTGCCGATATGTTCCGTTCGTTAACAACTCTTGCATATTTTGCTATTAAATCATTTGCGAACGAATGCAACAAGCGCCGTTAAAAGAAACCTGACGAATGACCTATACATTAAAAGATCGCTAAACCTCAGATAAATCCTAGGGTTGCAGTAGTTTTTTGCTATTATTAGTGCCAGAATCGCATCAATGTTTTGCGCTATTGTGTATAGGTTAGGTAAGTATGGATACAACCAGTCGTCTCATCATGCTGCTTGAAGTCGTCGAGCAAGGCTCTTTTTCAAAAGCCGCTGAGCTTCGAAATATCGATCGTTCGGTGATTTCGAAGCAAATAAGTAAGCTAGAGGAAGACTTAGGAGTCAGGCTACTCAATCGCACCACTCGTTCCTTTTCCTTGACAGCCGCTGGAGCGGAGATGGTGAAAAAAGCCGCCGAGCTGCGAATGTTGCTACAAGATACCGTCCAAATGGCCGAAAACTATCACCAAGAACCGAGAGGATTGCTGCGCATCACGGCCGCCAACTACATTGGCAAGCACTACCTCATGCCCGTTATCAACGATTTTCAGAAACGTTTTCCACAGGTCAATGTCGAGCTTCGACTTGACGATCGAGTTGTTGATATTATCTCTGAGGGTTTTGACATCGCATTTCGTATTGGTGAGCCACGAGACTCGTCGCTTGTCGCGCGTAAACTCGCGAGGATCCGCATGCTCATCTTGGCGACACCAAAGTTTATCGACATTTACGGTGAACCAAAAACAATGGATGACTTAGCTGAATTGCCAGCCGCGGTATATACCAACTCGCACATTCGCTTTGAATCCATCAGTTACATTGACAGTAATGGTGAGCCGAAAGAGCAAGTGATCAACCCCGTATTTCGTTCTAATGATGGTGAAACGTTACTCGCAAAAGTGCTTTCGCATACCGCGTACTTTACGACGCCTGCGTTTTTCTTCTCCAAACACATTGACGCCAACAACCTCGTTCCAATGCTCACTGACGTACACCTTCCTGATTTCAGTGCGATGTATGCCGTTTACCCACATCGAGATTTGCCAGTACGAACGAGGCTCTTTTTAGATGCAGTGCGCCATTATCTAGGCGATGATATACCGATTTGGGAGCAAAACATTCCGGGTCTCGATACTATGTATCGACCCAAATAAGGTTGTTG is part of the Pseudoalteromonas xiamenensis genome and encodes:
- a CDS encoding acyloxyacyl hydrolase; protein product: MRVLLDIGTRSMYTVNKLISALILLLLSFSLMAQERHGYAVHFIHGEGDVDGVKLAYQYHAKAFLPEDWQHLDLFFESSVNFWRYGDDNNHDRNFVLAVTPVFRYPFSEINGRPLSVEFGIGAALLDDTQFAGKDVSTHYQFEDRLGLVYSLGKANIALRYMHYSNAGFKKPNPGLDFLSLSYSSYF
- a CDS encoding zinc-binding dehydrogenase, with the translated sequence MLSANTKMYAIELVESGPQLELVKAEHVMPEPGDNELLVAIEYVALNHLDAKLARDGFEQWEYPHILGLDAVGTVVKAAKGVFPAKGSRVVFNVCLSQQGMLREYAVIPNHSVSEIPDSVGSETAVTLPNAGMAALLAIEKLQIQQGDTLAINSAQGAVAHFAIQYAKMRGAQVFAFAQKSHHRRLLSLGADFVFDCEQNNICEQVKREVGNGGFDCVLNTQGGASFLQDLQRLRFCGRIVCLNGFGEIPERLLFEKAPNIGVVSVAGAWLANSLCAQQRLCFMGQQLLNDVASGKVKSPEVSLIDFDVSAVRDVLSRLLTQTCQQRPVIKIPHQVD
- a CDS encoding LysR family transcriptional regulator, which translates into the protein MDTTSRLIMLLEVVEQGSFSKAAELRNIDRSVISKQISKLEEDLGVRLLNRTTRSFSLTAAGAEMVKKAAELRMLLQDTVQMAENYHQEPRGLLRITAANYIGKHYLMPVINDFQKRFPQVNVELRLDDRVVDIISEGFDIAFRIGEPRDSSLVARKLARIRMLILATPKFIDIYGEPKTMDDLAELPAAVYTNSHIRFESISYIDSNGEPKEQVINPVFRSNDGETLLAKVLSHTAYFTTPAFFFSKHIDANNLVPMLTDVHLPDFSAMYAVYPHRDLPVRTRLFLDAVRHYLGDDIPIWEQNIPGLDTMYRPK